In one Erythrobacteraceae bacterium WH01K genomic region, the following are encoded:
- a CDS encoding ribonuclease HII, with amino-acid sequence MISATPHDYAGSRPADFSAYVPLVAGVDEAGRGPLAGPVVAGAVMLCKSPPEGLDDSKKLTARRRAALDEEIRANCAWSVAVISPAAIDRLNIFAATMLAMSLAVERLEKVLGKPVGQALIDGNMTPQGRAAEWRWPARAIVGGDGLEPSIGAASIVAKEWRDRLMIEAAAAFPHYGWERNKGYGTAEHLHALRTHGATPLHRRSFAPVAQQELPV; translated from the coding sequence ATGATATCTGCAACGCCTCACGATTATGCCGGGTCCCGCCCGGCGGATTTCAGCGCCTACGTTCCGCTGGTCGCCGGTGTCGACGAGGCTGGCCGCGGGCCGCTGGCCGGACCGGTTGTGGCGGGGGCGGTGATGCTGTGCAAGTCCCCCCCTGAAGGACTGGACGACTCCAAGAAGCTGACGGCGCGCCGCCGCGCTGCCCTGGACGAGGAAATACGGGCGAATTGCGCCTGGTCGGTTGCAGTAATCTCTCCCGCCGCGATCGACAGGCTGAACATCTTCGCGGCCACCATGCTCGCCATGTCCCTCGCGGTCGAGCGGCTGGAGAAGGTGCTGGGCAAACCCGTCGGGCAGGCGCTGATCGACGGCAACATGACCCCGCAGGGCCGGGCGGCGGAGTGGCGCTGGCCAGCACGCGCAATCGTCGGCGGTGACGGGCTGGAGCCTTCGATCGGTGCAGCCAGCATCGTTGCCAAGGAATGGCGCGACCGCCTGATGATCGAGGCCGCGGCCGCATTTCCGCATTATGGGTGGGAAAGAAACAAGGGATACGGAACCGCAGAGCACCTTCATGCGCTGCGCACACACGGGGCCACACCGCTGCATCGCCGCAGCTTCGCACCCGTAGCACAGCAGGAATTGCCCGTATGA
- a CDS encoding PQQ-dependent sugar dehydrogenase gives MTTNKTLLAVALSPFAFTLASCEASAGGDSSVAPQSTSSAQGVAAAIDETVGPFAITDMGRFDEPWAADFIPGTSMLFITEKGGSAKIVDTATREMVTVDGLPEVDYGGQGGQGGLGDVAFLASESAPDMDRRTIYLTWAEAGDGDTRGAALGRGVLVCEEADACSVEGLNVIWRQTPKVTGRGHYSHRITFSPDGKYLVLASGDRQKKTPAQELSNNLGAILRLNLDGTPAAGNPFADQGSPSDEIWSYGHRNTLGIDFDPNGQLWNLEHGPAGGDELNLIEPGRNYGWPLVSDGDNYDGTPIPDNDARPDLAGPVVNWTPVIAPGDFLFYTGDMFPAWKGDALIANLKTMSIVRVAMGGIDSRTGREANRWDLGERLREIVQGPDGALYVLEDGEDARLRKLTPAG, from the coding sequence ATGACCACGAACAAAACCCTTCTCGCCGTCGCCCTATCTCCCTTCGCCTTCACGCTCGCAAGCTGCGAGGCATCGGCAGGCGGGGATAGCTCCGTCGCGCCGCAATCGACATCTTCGGCGCAGGGCGTAGCCGCAGCGATAGACGAAACGGTCGGCCCGTTCGCGATCACGGACATGGGCCGCTTCGACGAGCCATGGGCGGCGGACTTCATTCCCGGCACCTCGATGCTGTTCATTACCGAAAAGGGAGGCTCGGCGAAGATCGTCGACACCGCCACGCGCGAGATGGTCACGGTCGATGGCCTGCCTGAAGTAGACTATGGCGGCCAGGGCGGCCAGGGCGGCCTTGGCGACGTTGCCTTCCTGGCGTCGGAAAGTGCGCCAGACATGGATCGCCGCACGATCTACCTGACATGGGCCGAAGCCGGGGACGGCGACACACGCGGCGCTGCGCTCGGTCGCGGCGTGCTGGTGTGCGAGGAAGCCGACGCGTGCTCGGTCGAAGGGCTGAACGTCATCTGGCGCCAGACGCCCAAGGTCACAGGTCGCGGCCATTACTCGCACCGCATCACCTTCAGTCCGGATGGGAAGTATCTCGTCCTCGCCAGCGGCGACCGTCAGAAGAAAACCCCCGCGCAGGAATTGTCGAACAATTTGGGCGCCATTCTTCGGCTCAATCTCGATGGAACGCCTGCCGCGGGCAATCCCTTCGCCGATCAGGGCAGCCCATCGGACGAGATCTGGAGTTACGGCCACCGGAACACCCTGGGCATCGATTTCGACCCGAACGGGCAGCTCTGGAATCTGGAGCATGGCCCGGCAGGCGGGGACGAATTGAACCTGATCGAGCCGGGCAGGAATTACGGATGGCCGCTGGTGTCGGATGGCGACAATTACGACGGGACGCCGATACCCGACAACGATGCCCGCCCCGACCTCGCCGGTCCGGTGGTTAACTGGACCCCGGTCATCGCGCCGGGCGATTTCCTGTTCTACACCGGTGACATGTTCCCCGCATGGAAAGGCGACGCACTGATCGCCAATCTCAAGACCATGTCGATCGTGCGGGTCGCCATGGGCGGAATCGACAGCAGGACAGGGCGCGAAGCCAATCGCTGGGATCTGGGCGAAAGGCTGCGCGAAATCGTCCAGGGTCCGGACGGGGCTCTCTACGTCCTCGAAGACGGTGAGGACGCACGGCTGCGCAAGCTGACTCCGGCCGGTTGA